A single genomic interval of Myxocyprinus asiaticus isolate MX2 ecotype Aquarium Trade chromosome 19, UBuf_Myxa_2, whole genome shotgun sequence harbors:
- the gtf2a1 gene encoding transcription initiation factor IIA subunit 1, protein MFPPTALIMASSANSNLVPKLYRSVMEDVINEVRELFLDEGVDEQVLMELKTLWENKLMQSKAVDGFHTEEQALQAQQQQAQQAQQTQPQTQPQQVLLPPAQQAPHQQVIVQDSKLLQHMSATGMSAAATAATLALPTGVGPIQQIITQNGQILQLVRAANGAQYIIQPQQQMLLQQQVLPQMQPGGVQAPVIQQVLTPLQGGISQQAGVIIQPQQIVLTGNKVQQNPQVMQAAAMAAQPGQATAQVQAQPQAQPPQQQPPQQQQQASQQPPMMLQVDGAGDTSSDEDEEEEDEYDEDEDEDKEKDGGEDGQVEEEPLNSGDDVSDEEDQELFDTENVVVCQYDKIHRSKNKWKFHLKDGIMNLNGRDFVFSKAIGDAEW, encoded by the exons ATGTTTCCCCCCACTGCGCTCATAATGGCGAGCTCGGCTAACTCGAACCTAGTG CCTAAACTGTATAGATCAGTGATGGAGGATGTGATCAATGAAGTCCGTGAGCTCTTCCTGGACGAGGGAGTGGACGAACAGGTCCTGATGGAGCTGAAAACG CTGTGGGAGAATAAGCTGATGCAGTCCAAGGCGGTGGATGGGTTCCACACAGAGGAGCAGGCTCTGCAAGCTCAACAGCAACAGGCCCAACAAGCTCAGCAGACGCAGCCGCAGACCCAACCACAACAAGTCCTCCTGCCTCCAGCGCAGCAGG CCCCTCATCAGCAGGTCATTGTTCAGGATTCTAAGCTTCTCCAGCACATGAGCGCAACTGGAATG AGTGCAGCAGCCACAGCAGCAACTTTAGCATTACCCACAGGTGTAGGACCAATTCAGCAAATTATAACCCAGAATG GTCAGATCCTGCAGCTGGTCCGAGCTGCCAATGGAGCTCAATACATCATTCAGCCGCAGCAGCAAATGTTGTTGCAGCAGCAAGTCTTGCCACAGATGCAGCCTGGTGGTGTGCAGGCCCCCGTCATACAGCAG GTGTTGACACCTCTTCAGGGAGGTATTTCTCAGCAGGCTGGAGTCATCATACAACCACAGCAGATTGTCCTTAcaggaaacaaagtacagcagaACCCTCAG GTCATGCAGGCAGCAGCCATGGCTGCGCAGCCTGGACAGGCAACTGCGCAGGTGCAGGCTCAACCTCAAGCACAGCCGCCACAACAACAGCCGCCGCAGCAGCAACAACAGGCCTCGCAGCAACCGCCTATGATGCTCCAGGTGGATGGTGCTGGAGACACATCCTCAGAtgaagatgaagaggaggaggatgagtaTGATGAGGACGAGGATGAAGACAAGGAGAAAGATGGTGGAGAGGATGGACAGGTGGAGGAG GAGCCGttaaacagtggagatgatgtcAGTGATGAGGAAGACCAGGAGCTGTTTGACACAGAGAATGTGGTGGTTTGCCAGTATGACAAG ATTCACAGAAGTAAGAACAAATGGAAATTTCACCTGAAGGATGGGATAATGAATCTGAACGGGCGAGATTTTGTGTTCTCCAAAGCCATTGGAGATGCCGAGTGGTAA